One Megasphaera elsdenii DSM 20460 genomic window carries:
- the queA gene encoding tRNA preQ1(34) S-adenosylmethionine ribosyltransferase-isomerase QueA, giving the protein MKLTDFYYDLPKELIAQHPAEPRDHARLMLYDRQTGAVEHKYFYDLVDELHEGDVLVFNDSRVIPARLHGKRTPTGGKVEVLLLTPVGDDRWEVLVKPGKKALPGTVIEFPEGLTGTVEDRTDFGGRIIKFAYEGDFDAIIDKIGEMPLPPYIHEKMEDPDEYQTVYANERGSAAAPTAGLHFTEELLQKIRDKGVEEVFVTLHVGLGTFRPVEEENIEDHQMHSEFYSITPEAAATINKAKAEGRRVIAVGTTSIRTLESAGTTGTLQAGSGWTNIFIYPGFTFHIVDALVTNFHLPESTLLMLISALSTREKILKAYEIAVQEKYRFFSFGDAMFIH; this is encoded by the coding sequence TTGAAACTAACAGATTTTTACTACGATTTACCGAAAGAACTCATTGCCCAGCATCCGGCAGAACCGAGGGACCACGCCCGCCTCATGCTCTATGACCGCCAGACCGGCGCCGTCGAACACAAGTATTTCTATGACCTCGTCGACGAACTGCACGAAGGCGACGTCCTGGTCTTCAACGATTCCCGCGTCATCCCGGCCCGCCTCCATGGCAAGCGGACGCCGACGGGTGGGAAAGTCGAAGTCCTGCTGTTGACGCCCGTCGGCGACGACCGCTGGGAAGTCCTGGTCAAACCGGGCAAGAAGGCCCTGCCCGGGACGGTCATCGAATTTCCGGAAGGCCTGACAGGCACTGTCGAAGACCGGACCGATTTTGGCGGCCGCATCATCAAGTTCGCCTATGAAGGCGATTTCGACGCCATCATCGACAAGATCGGTGAAATGCCGCTTCCGCCGTATATCCACGAAAAGATGGAAGACCCTGATGAATACCAGACGGTTTATGCCAACGAACGCGGCTCCGCTGCGGCGCCGACGGCAGGCCTGCATTTTACGGAAGAACTGCTCCAAAAGATTCGCGATAAAGGCGTAGAAGAAGTCTTCGTCACCCTCCACGTCGGCCTGGGGACCTTCCGGCCGGTAGAAGAAGAAAACATCGAAGACCATCAGATGCACAGTGAATTCTACAGCATCACGCCGGAAGCCGCTGCCACCATCAACAAGGCCAAAGCCGAAGGCCGCCGGGTCATCGCCGTCGGCACGACCAGCATCCGCACTTTGGAAAGCGCTGGCACGACGGGGACCTTGCAGGCAGGATCGGGCTGGACGAATATCTTCATCTATCCGGGCTTTACCTTCCACATCGTCGACGCCTTGGTCACGAATTTCCATCTTCCCGAATCGACGCTGCTCATGCTCATCAGCGCCTTGTCGACGCGGGAAAAAATCTTGAAAGCTTATGAAATCGCCGTCCAGGAAAAATACCGTTTCTTCAGTTTCGGCGATGCCATGTTCATTCACTAA
- a CDS encoding DUF2905 domain-containing protein: MMAKLLILMGVFFIVAGLLWMVGDSLGLGNFLGHLPGDIFFTRGNTSFHFPIVTCILISAVLTIVLNLFFRL; encoded by the coding sequence ATGATGGCGAAATTACTCATCCTCATGGGCGTCTTCTTCATTGTCGCCGGTTTGCTCTGGATGGTCGGCGATTCGCTGGGACTGGGGAACTTCCTAGGCCATCTGCCCGGTGATATTTTCTTTACCAGAGGGAATACATCTTTTCATTTCCCCATCGTGACCTGCATCCTCATCAGTGCAGTCCTTACAATTGTCCTCAATCTCTTCTTTCGCCTGTGA
- a CDS encoding SpoIID/LytB domain-containing protein, protein MNKKSWLRIVTITALCALLTTSALASSPKAKKTVHRHPPVRYAQKATAHTAKPAASTHKKPVYTPKQAAYTHKQAVQDSATLRIGIREGRGRVAVTGPQGLGVYRGDMLWKKAAANVPVTIALSGTNLTVNGDISTVPVQVRSLVQGGSVEITDGYAYRGALEMMKSPGRWGLTVVNVVPVEQYLYGVVGKEMSPSWSEEALKAQAVAARTYAIAHKNRFSQRGFDLTDDTSSQVYAGINGESPSIIKAVNDTKGEILTYQGKPIDAFFCSTAGGWTEDSENVWGSYVPYLRGVRDASDAMPGYRWSVTTTPEQMAAKLSAAGKGVGRIKSIELSPLMKRPMSMTDRGVSGRVQEMIVKGTNGNVTVKGSAFQSIFGLRSTLFDFYSGRGTAPDPDAGAAVRKSDFIIKAGQPVTIYGFGWGHGLGMSQYGAYQMAKEHANEKNYYRHILTHYYTGTKIEKLY, encoded by the coding sequence ATGAATAAAAAAAGCTGGCTCCGCATCGTGACCATTACGGCTCTGTGCGCCTTGCTGACGACGAGTGCGCTGGCTTCGTCACCGAAAGCGAAAAAAACAGTACATCGACATCCACCCGTACGATATGCCCAGAAGGCAACGGCTCATACGGCTAAGCCGGCAGCGTCTACCCATAAAAAGCCCGTGTATACGCCGAAACAAGCCGCATATACGCATAAGCAGGCCGTCCAGGACAGCGCGACTCTGCGCATCGGCATCCGCGAAGGACGGGGCCGGGTGGCCGTCACCGGGCCGCAGGGGCTGGGCGTCTACCGCGGCGACATGCTCTGGAAGAAAGCCGCTGCTAACGTACCTGTCACTATTGCCCTGTCCGGGACGAACCTGACTGTCAATGGCGATATCAGCACCGTGCCCGTCCAGGTCCGGTCCCTGGTCCAAGGCGGGTCCGTTGAGATTACCGACGGCTATGCCTACCGCGGCGCCCTGGAAATGATGAAATCTCCTGGCCGCTGGGGCCTGACCGTCGTCAACGTCGTACCGGTAGAACAGTATCTCTACGGCGTCGTCGGCAAGGAAATGTCGCCGTCTTGGAGCGAAGAGGCCCTCAAGGCCCAGGCCGTCGCGGCCCGGACTTATGCCATTGCCCATAAGAACCGCTTCAGCCAGCGCGGTTTCGACTTGACGGATGATACATCGAGCCAGGTCTATGCCGGCATCAACGGCGAATCGCCGTCGATCATCAAGGCTGTCAACGATACGAAAGGGGAAATCCTGACCTATCAGGGCAAGCCCATCGACGCCTTCTTCTGTTCCACTGCCGGCGGCTGGACCGAAGACAGTGAAAATGTCTGGGGTTCCTACGTGCCTTATCTGCGCGGTGTCCGCGATGCCAGCGATGCCATGCCGGGGTATCGCTGGTCGGTGACGACGACGCCGGAACAGATGGCGGCTAAACTGAGCGCCGCCGGCAAGGGCGTCGGGCGCATCAAGTCCATCGAACTGTCGCCGCTCATGAAGCGGCCCATGTCCATGACGGACCGCGGCGTGTCCGGCCGTGTCCAGGAAATGATCGTCAAGGGCACGAATGGTAATGTCACTGTCAAGGGCTCGGCCTTCCAGTCCATCTTTGGCCTGCGCAGCACGCTCTTTGATTTCTACAGCGGCCGCGGCACGGCACCGGATCCCGATGCCGGCGCCGCTGTGCGCAAAAGCGATTTCATCATCAAAGCCGGCCAGCCCGTGACTATCTACGGCTTCGGCTGGGGCCACGGCCTGGGCATGAGCCAGTACGGGGCCTATCAGATGGCCAAGGAACATGCCAACGAAAAGAATTATTACCGCCATATCCTGACCCACTATTATACGGGGACGAAGATTGAAAAATTATATTAA
- the ruvA gene encoding Holliday junction branch migration protein RuvA has product MIGYLKGVISHLFVNSCFIDVHGVGYRAYAPASTLDTLCVGQEAMLYTYMSVREDAIVLYGFATQDEYDLFMLLIGVNGVGPKVALGILSAGTADSFRLAVHQKDIKGLTKMPGIGKKTAERIVLELQDKIGPVAGGEAAAVEGGSSSAGLSGILAETLAALTSLGYSEQEVLPVAESHLAGCTTVEQLLKETLKALGSGR; this is encoded by the coding sequence ATGATCGGATATCTGAAAGGCGTGATCAGCCACCTCTTCGTCAATTCCTGCTTCATCGACGTCCACGGTGTCGGCTACCGGGCTTATGCACCGGCTTCGACACTGGACACGCTCTGTGTCGGTCAGGAAGCCATGCTCTATACGTACATGAGCGTCCGCGAAGACGCCATCGTCTTATACGGCTTTGCTACGCAGGATGAATACGATTTGTTCATGCTCCTCATCGGCGTCAACGGCGTCGGCCCGAAAGTGGCCCTGGGCATCCTCAGTGCCGGCACGGCCGACAGTTTCCGCCTGGCCGTCCATCAGAAGGACATCAAAGGTTTGACCAAGATGCCCGGTATCGGCAAGAAGACGGCCGAACGCATCGTTCTGGAATTACAGGATAAAATCGGCCCCGTCGCCGGCGGAGAAGCGGCAGCTGTTGAGGGCGGTTCGTCTTCGGCAGGCTTGTCGGGTATCCTGGCGGAAACCCTGGCGGCCCTGACCAGTCTCGGCTACAGCGAACAGGAAGTCCTGCCCGTCGCCGAATCGCACCTGGCCGGCTGCACGACAGTGGAACAGCTGCTGAAAGAGACGCTGAAGGCCTTGGGGAGCGGGAGGTAA
- the ruvB gene encoding Holliday junction branch migration DNA helicase RuvB, whose translation MEENRIIETTDLPGDSWQYSLRPHYLREYIGQDKVKDNLEVFIKAAKLRKEALDHVLLYGPPGLGKTTMAGIIANELGVNLRITSGPAIERPGDLAALLTNLQERDLLFIDEIHRLSHSVEEVLYAAMEDYALDIVIGKGPSARSVRIDLPPFTLVGATTQVGRLAPPLRDRFGVICRLEFYKPEDLVLIIKRTADILDMAIDDDGALEIARRSRGTPRIANRLLKRVRDFAQVAEAGTITASLANDALNRLEVDSCGLDRTDRRVLQVIIDKFGGGPVGLDTIAAAISESVDAVEDVYEPFLMQQGFLNRTPRGRVVTDAAYRHLGLPVPSEG comes from the coding sequence ATGGAAGAAAATCGCATCATCGAGACGACAGACCTGCCGGGCGATTCCTGGCAGTACAGCCTGCGTCCTCATTATTTACGGGAATATATTGGCCAGGATAAGGTCAAAGATAATCTGGAAGTCTTCATCAAGGCGGCGAAACTGCGCAAAGAAGCACTGGACCACGTCCTCTTGTACGGGCCGCCGGGCCTGGGCAAGACGACTATGGCCGGCATCATCGCCAACGAACTGGGGGTCAACCTGCGCATCACGTCGGGCCCGGCCATCGAGCGGCCTGGCGACCTGGCTGCCCTCCTGACCAATCTCCAGGAACGGGACCTGTTGTTCATCGACGAAATCCACCGCCTGTCGCACAGTGTCGAAGAAGTCCTCTATGCGGCCATGGAGGACTATGCTTTGGATATCGTCATCGGCAAGGGCCCCAGCGCCCGGTCGGTGCGCATCGATCTGCCGCCGTTCACCCTGGTCGGAGCGACGACCCAGGTCGGCCGCCTGGCACCGCCTCTGCGCGACCGCTTCGGCGTCATCTGTCGTCTGGAATTCTATAAGCCTGAGGACCTGGTCCTCATCATCAAGCGGACGGCCGATATCCTCGACATGGCCATCGACGACGACGGCGCCCTGGAAATCGCCCGCCGCTCGCGGGGGACGCCGCGTATTGCCAACCGCCTCTTGAAGCGCGTCCGCGACTTCGCCCAGGTTGCCGAAGCCGGGACGATTACGGCGTCCTTGGCCAACGATGCCCTGAACCGGCTGGAAGTCGATTCGTGCGGCCTCGACCGGACGGACCGCCGGGTCCTGCAGGTCATCATCGATAAATTCGGCGGCGGCCCCGTCGGCCTCGATACGATTGCCGCCGCTATCAGCGAATCCGTCGATGCCGTCGAAGACGTATATGAACCCTTTTTGATGCAGCAGGGCTTCCTGAACCGCACGCCCCGGGGCCGCGTCGTCACCGATGCCGCCTACCGTCATCTGGGCCTGCCCGTGCCATCAGAAGGATAG
- the ruvC gene encoding crossover junction endodeoxyribonuclease RuvC, producing the protein MRAMGIDPGTAICGFGVIDADGSRLKPVTYGTIQTTPDHTDAERLVMLFDGLNELYRKYKPDVIGVEQLFFNRNVTTAITVGQARGIILLTAQQAGIPILEFSPLQVKQGVTGYGRATKDQVIDMTMRLLGIRQKIKPDDAADGLAMAIYAIYSSHSMSLKRKVQL; encoded by the coding sequence ATGCGGGCAATGGGAATCGACCCGGGGACGGCTATCTGCGGCTTTGGCGTCATCGATGCCGACGGCAGCCGCTTGAAGCCCGTGACCTATGGGACTATCCAGACGACACCGGACCATACCGATGCAGAACGGCTGGTCATGCTCTTCGACGGCCTCAATGAACTCTATCGTAAATATAAGCCCGACGTCATCGGCGTCGAGCAGCTCTTTTTCAACCGCAACGTCACGACGGCCATCACCGTCGGCCAGGCGCGGGGCATCATCCTCTTGACGGCCCAGCAGGCGGGCATCCCTATCCTGGAATTTTCGCCGCTCCAGGTCAAGCAGGGCGTCACCGGTTATGGCCGGGCGACGAAGGACCAGGTCATCGACATGACCATGCGTCTCCTCGGCATCCGCCAGAAAATCAAGCCCGACGATGCGGCCGACGGCCTGGCCATGGCCATTTACGCGATTTATTCCAGTCATTCTATGAGTCTGAAAAGGAAGGTGCAGTTATGA
- the tgt gene encoding tRNA guanosine(34) transglycosylase Tgt, giving the protein MVITYEQQAECDGARAGILRTPHGTFKTPMFMPVGTQATVKTLTPEELYDMGAQVILSNTYHLFLRPGHDLVQEAGGLHKFMNWKQAILTDSGGFQVFSLGQMRKITEEGVTFRSHLDGSKKFLSPEVSMDIQMALDSDIAMAFDECIPYPSDYEYTQMSTERTSRWAARCLDHHHSDTQGLFGIVQGGMYKDLRKQSCQDLVDMDFDGYGIGGLSVGESKDIMYDILEHTTPYLPKHKARYLMGVGTPDCLLEGVARGVDMFDCVFPTRVARNGMAMTHTGRLTVRNAKYAHDFHPIEEGCQCYTCRNYSRAYIRHLFKAEELLAYRLVSIHNLYFLLQFMRDMRQSIFDGTFREFRKDFWKRYQDA; this is encoded by the coding sequence ATGGTCATTACCTACGAACAGCAGGCCGAATGTGACGGCGCCCGCGCCGGGATTCTGCGCACGCCGCACGGCACCTTCAAGACGCCCATGTTCATGCCTGTCGGCACGCAGGCGACGGTCAAGACGCTGACGCCGGAAGAACTTTACGATATGGGCGCTCAGGTCATTCTCAGCAATACGTATCACCTGTTCCTGCGGCCTGGCCACGACTTGGTCCAGGAAGCCGGGGGACTTCATAAATTCATGAACTGGAAACAGGCTATCCTGACCGACAGCGGCGGTTTCCAGGTCTTCAGCCTGGGCCAGATGCGTAAGATCACCGAAGAAGGTGTTACCTTCCGGTCCCATTTGGACGGGTCGAAGAAATTCCTGTCGCCAGAAGTGTCCATGGATATCCAGATGGCTCTCGATTCGGACATCGCCATGGCTTTCGACGAATGTATCCCCTACCCGTCGGACTATGAATATACGCAGATGTCGACGGAACGGACGAGCCGTTGGGCCGCCCGCTGCCTGGACCATCACCACAGCGATACGCAGGGCCTGTTCGGCATCGTCCAGGGCGGCATGTACAAAGATTTGCGCAAGCAGAGCTGCCAGGACCTGGTCGACATGGATTTCGACGGCTATGGCATCGGCGGCTTGAGTGTTGGCGAATCTAAGGATATAATGTATGATATATTAGAGCATACGACACCGTACCTGCCGAAGCACAAGGCCCGCTACCTCATGGGCGTCGGCACGCCGGATTGCCTGCTCGAAGGCGTCGCCCGCGGCGTCGATATGTTCGACTGCGTCTTCCCGACGCGCGTTGCCCGCAACGGCATGGCCATGACCCATACGGGCCGCCTGACCGTGCGCAACGCCAAGTATGCCCACGATTTCCATCCCATCGAAGAAGGCTGCCAGTGCTATACGTGCCGCAATTATTCGCGGGCCTATATCCGCCATCTCTTCAAGGCCGAAGAACTCCTGGCATACCGCCTGGTCAGCATCCACAACCTGTACTTTCTGCTGCAGTTCATGCGGGATATGCGCCAGTCCATCTTTGACGGCACGTTCCGCGAATTTCGCAAGGATTTCTGGAAACGTTATCAAGACGCGTAA
- a CDS encoding SoxR reducing system RseC family protein, with protein MRFGEGFVEEIKENGLAKVRVSRDSLYVACSVCAAADHVKLLAYNSIGAAEGDHVRYEVDDSHLISGAFVCFILPVVMLLVVALLGYLLVGHSAGAIVGGIAGLIVSALAVRKYDRSLSRIIDTKANILSVIVDEEEEKEENRT; from the coding sequence ATGCGTTTTGGTGAAGGTTTTGTCGAAGAAATAAAGGAAAATGGCTTGGCGAAAGTACGGGTCAGCCGCGATTCGCTCTATGTAGCCTGCAGCGTCTGCGCCGCAGCGGATCACGTCAAACTCCTGGCTTATAATTCCATCGGTGCTGCCGAAGGCGACCACGTCCGCTATGAAGTCGATGACTCGCACCTCATTTCCGGTGCCTTTGTCTGCTTCATCCTGCCCGTAGTCATGCTCCTCGTCGTAGCGCTCTTAGGCTATCTCCTCGTCGGCCACAGCGCCGGAGCTATCGTCGGCGGCATTGCCGGACTCATCGTCTCGGCCCTGGCTGTGCGGAAGTATGACCGCTCCCTGAGCCGTATAATTGATACCAAAGCCAACATCCTCAGCGTCATCGTCGATGAGGAAGAAGAGAAGGAAGAGAACAGAACTTAA
- the secD gene encoding protein translocase subunit SecD encodes MIKFFGAVIIILAAFVTLIYPLANSIKQGLDLQGGTHIVLEAEDTPDAPVTEDSLSRAVTIVERRINEMGLTEPLVQKEGARRIIVELPGEKNPEKAIETIGKTAVMEFKDESGTTRMTGNDLKTAKEQIDQGHKNVVAIEFTDEGAKKFADLTASNVGHKIGIYLDGELLTNPVVNEPITGGKAVITGSQTLEDAKNLAILLRSGALPVKLKVMEVRTIGPSLGLDSKIKSEKAFAIGIILIMIFLIIIYRMSGVVANIALLVYVLILLGILKYLDATLTLPGIAGIILSMGFAVDANILIFERFKEEVLIGKSLRTSMEAGFRRAFNTILDANVSVMIAAIVLIVMGSGTVKGFAVNLALGIVVSMFTAIVVSRSLLTWFINTGLITNPWFYGLNRKPPEHMLKKGGQK; translated from the coding sequence ATGATAAAATTTTTCGGGGCAGTCATCATCATCCTGGCCGCCTTTGTTACCTTGATTTATCCGCTTGCCAACTCCATCAAACAGGGCCTGGACTTACAGGGCGGTACGCATATCGTCCTGGAAGCTGAAGATACGCCGGACGCACCGGTCACGGAAGACTCTTTGAGCCGTGCCGTCACCATCGTCGAACGCCGTATCAATGAAATGGGCCTGACCGAACCGCTTGTCCAGAAGGAAGGCGCCCGTCGTATCATCGTCGAGCTGCCCGGTGAAAAGAATCCGGAAAAAGCCATCGAGACAATCGGGAAAACGGCCGTCATGGAGTTCAAAGATGAAAGCGGGACGACCCGTATGACCGGGAACGACCTGAAAACGGCGAAAGAACAGATCGACCAGGGCCATAAGAACGTCGTCGCCATTGAATTTACCGACGAAGGGGCCAAGAAATTCGCCGATTTGACGGCTTCCAACGTAGGCCATAAGATCGGTATCTACCTTGACGGTGAATTGCTGACCAACCCGGTCGTCAATGAACCGATTACCGGCGGCAAAGCCGTCATCACGGGCAGCCAGACGTTGGAAGATGCCAAGAACCTGGCCATCCTCCTGCGTTCCGGTGCCCTGCCTGTCAAATTGAAAGTCATGGAAGTCCGCACCATCGGCCCGAGCTTGGGCCTCGACTCCAAGATCAAGAGTGAAAAGGCCTTTGCCATCGGCATCATCTTGATCATGATCTTCCTGATCATCATTTACCGCATGTCCGGTGTCGTAGCCAACATCGCCCTGTTGGTCTACGTCCTCATTTTGCTGGGCATCCTGAAGTACCTCGATGCGACACTGACCCTGCCGGGTATTGCCGGTATCATCTTGTCCATGGGCTTCGCCGTCGATGCCAACATCCTCATCTTTGAACGATTCAAGGAGGAAGTCCTCATCGGCAAGAGTCTGAGAACGTCCATGGAAGCCGGGTTCCGCCGGGCCTTCAATACCATCCTCGATGCCAACGTATCGGTCATGATCGCCGCCATCGTCCTCATCGTCATGGGCAGCGGTACGGTCAAGGGCTTTGCCGTCAACCTGGCTTTAGGGATCGTCGTCAGCATGTTCACGGCCATCGTCGTCAGCCGGTCCCTGCTCACGTGGTTCATCAATACGGGCCTCATCACCAATCCCTGGTTCTATGGCCTGAACCGCAAGCCGCCTGAACATATGCTGAAAAAGGGGGGACAGAAATGA
- a CDS encoding AAA family ATPase — protein sequence MQGLPIGIDDFAKVREGNYYFVDKTLAIRDFLDNHGEVLLLTRPRRFGKTLFLSMFYYFFAADLEQDYRKLFRGLAIERAGERYMAEQGKRPVLFLSLKDVRHRTWSDMVEKFRFLLSDLYDQYAYLMEVPGFSRAERRYFQRIHDGLASPVEMEEALRRLMDMMKRYHQQPVVLLLDEYDIPVQQAWEHGFYDECMAFMRNFLNPALKTNPSLDFAVVTGVLRIAKESIFSGLNNLEVSSVINGTYADWIGFTPEEVRVLARAQQQDKALPVLRDWYDGYCFGSQEIYNPWSVLCFFKAQGQPQPYWGHTSGNVLLGELLKQTDSVQEDNLLRLIQGECVTAVLTENTIYPEVTDNPDALYTILVLAGYLKIVSRRLVIDTWVYVLAIPNREVRSIYRNEILSRLSPGRTTSYLMTTMESLMAGNGTAFTKGLQDILMKVASVYDTANRESFYHGLLLGMTTLLVPEYEVKSNRESGLGRYDLAIYPTHEGQCGVILEFKAAGSSDELLKKAQEARRQIDEKGYETDFKARGVTKVLKYGIAFYGKRVVLV from the coding sequence ATGCAAGGCCTGCCGATTGGTATTGACGATTTTGCCAAAGTCCGTGAGGGAAATTATTATTTTGTCGACAAGACCCTGGCTATACGGGATTTCCTCGATAATCATGGGGAAGTGCTGCTGCTGACGCGGCCGCGCCGTTTTGGCAAGACGCTGTTCTTGTCCATGTTCTATTATTTTTTTGCCGCTGACCTGGAACAGGATTACCGGAAGCTCTTTCGCGGCCTGGCTATTGAAAGGGCTGGCGAACGGTATATGGCGGAGCAGGGGAAGCGGCCTGTCCTTTTCCTGTCCCTGAAGGATGTCAGGCACCGGACTTGGTCGGATATGGTGGAAAAATTCCGATTTCTCCTCAGTGATTTATATGACCAATACGCTTATCTCATGGAAGTCCCTGGCTTTTCACGAGCTGAACGGCGGTATTTTCAGCGCATCCATGACGGGCTGGCATCACCTGTCGAGATGGAAGAGGCCTTGCGCCGCTTGATGGACATGATGAAGCGTTATCATCAGCAGCCGGTAGTCCTCTTGTTGGATGAGTACGACATCCCGGTCCAGCAGGCCTGGGAGCACGGTTTTTATGATGAATGCATGGCTTTCATGCGGAATTTCCTCAACCCTGCCCTGAAGACGAATCCGTCTTTGGATTTTGCTGTGGTGACAGGCGTCCTGCGGATTGCCAAGGAAAGTATTTTCAGCGGCTTGAATAATCTGGAAGTCAGCAGTGTCATCAACGGGACCTATGCCGATTGGATCGGTTTCACGCCCGAAGAAGTACGGGTCCTGGCCCGTGCGCAGCAGCAGGACAAGGCCCTGCCTGTCCTGCGTGACTGGTATGATGGCTATTGTTTTGGCAGCCAGGAAATCTATAATCCCTGGTCGGTCTTGTGCTTTTTCAAGGCACAAGGCCAGCCGCAGCCTTATTGGGGTCATACGTCAGGCAATGTCCTGCTGGGGGAATTGTTGAAACAGACTGATTCGGTCCAGGAAGACAACTTACTGCGCCTTATCCAGGGAGAGTGCGTAACAGCCGTCCTTACGGAAAATACGATTTATCCGGAAGTTACGGATAATCCCGATGCGTTATATACGATTCTCGTGCTGGCAGGGTATTTGAAAATCGTGTCCCGCCGGTTGGTCATCGACACCTGGGTGTACGTCCTGGCCATTCCCAATCGGGAAGTCCGCAGCATTTACCGCAATGAAATCCTGAGCCGCCTGAGTCCGGGTAGGACGACATCATATCTAATGACAACCATGGAAAGCCTCATGGCGGGGAATGGTACTGCCTTTACCAAAGGTTTACAGGATATCCTGATGAAAGTGGCCAGTGTGTATGATACGGCCAACCGGGAAAGTTTTTATCATGGCTTGTTATTAGGGATGACGACGCTCCTGGTTCCGGAATATGAAGTCAAATCGAACCGGGAAAGCGGCTTAGGGCGATATGACTTGGCAATTTATCCAACTCATGAAGGACAATGCGGCGTCATTTTGGAATTTAAAGCGGCAGGTTCTTCGGACGAACTGCTGAAAAAAGCGCAGGAAGCCCGCCGTCAGATTGATGAAAAAGGCTATGAAACCGATTTCAAGGCCCGGGGCGTTACGAAAGTCTTGAAATACGGTATCGCTTTTTACGGGAAACGAGTCGTCTTAGTGTAA
- a CDS encoding 5-formyltetrahydrofolate cyclo-ligase, translated as MLSKKELRKAMNDRLHQLTEGEKAAASAAVCAHLAALPQYQQARSIMAFLHMPDEVSLDGLIQQALADGKEVYVPVCVDKQRIEGRRLYTLEQAVCGAYGIRTAPPDNPRIEADELDVIFVPGLAFDAKGHRLGHGAAYYDRFLAGKGRAAAIAAAWDVQLVPDVPVEAHDIVMTDIVTDKQHLVIHP; from the coding sequence ATGCTCAGTAAAAAAGAATTGCGTAAAGCCATGAATGACCGGCTCCACCAGCTGACAGAAGGGGAAAAGGCAGCGGCCAGTGCCGCTGTCTGCGCCCACCTGGCGGCCCTGCCGCAGTATCAGCAGGCCCGCAGTATCATGGCTTTTCTCCATATGCCCGACGAAGTCAGCCTGGACGGCCTGATCCAGCAGGCCCTGGCTGACGGCAAGGAAGTCTATGTCCCGGTCTGCGTCGATAAGCAGCGCATTGAAGGCCGGCGCCTGTACACGCTGGAACAGGCGGTCTGCGGTGCCTATGGCATCCGGACGGCACCGCCGGACAACCCGCGCATCGAAGCCGATGAGCTCGATGTCATCTTCGTGCCCGGCCTGGCCTTCGATGCCAAGGGCCATCGCCTGGGCCATGGAGCGGCTTATTATGACCGCTTCCTGGCTGGAAAGGGCAGGGCGGCCGCCATTGCCGCGGCCTGGGATGTCCAGCTCGTCCCGGACGTGCCCGTCGAAGCCCATGATATCGTCATGACCGATATCGTCACGGATAAACAGCATCTCGTTATCCATCCATAA